A part of Desulfuromonadales bacterium genomic DNA contains:
- a CDS encoding cyclopropane-fatty-acyl-phospholipid synthase family protein: MHAASSDDRTVRRALRFLETLLAGYRNTPYAVRFWDGTLWNPGGGEPRFTLVLRHPGALRRMFLAANELTLGEAYIYDDFDVEGDLEAGISFADYLFELRQGLPEKLRNARYLLSLPARERPGSLRQAARLAGQAHSRERDSQAITYHYNVSNDFYRLWLDERLVYSCAYFAAPDDSLEAAQERKLDYLCRKLRLQPGERLLDLGCGWGGLILHAARHYGVEAFGITLSEPQAELANERIRAAGLAGRCRAEVLDYREVDEAAGFDKLVSVGMFEHVGQVRLQDYFAKAWRLLRPGGAFLNHGIAKSLARPLPEGPSFIDRYVFPDGELLPIATTLRTAESCGFEIRDLESLREHYLLTLRQWIGRLEASHEEAVRLTDEVTYRVWRLYMAACAYCFRTGSLNLYQALLVRPDGDDSRLPLTRADWYTG, encoded by the coding sequence ATGCATGCCGCATCAAGCGACGACCGAACGGTCCGGAGAGCGCTGCGCTTCCTGGAGACTCTGCTGGCGGGCTACCGCAACACCCCTTATGCCGTGCGCTTCTGGGACGGGACGCTCTGGAATCCCGGCGGCGGGGAACCCCGTTTCACCCTGGTTCTGCGGCATCCCGGCGCCCTGCGCCGGATGTTCCTGGCGGCAAACGAGCTCACCCTCGGTGAAGCCTACATCTACGACGATTTCGACGTCGAGGGGGACCTCGAGGCGGGAATCAGCTTCGCCGACTACCTGTTCGAACTGCGCCAGGGTTTGCCCGAAAAACTGCGCAACGCGCGCTACCTGCTGAGCCTGCCGGCCCGGGAGCGTCCCGGCTCCCTGCGCCAGGCGGCTCGTCTGGCGGGGCAGGCCCATTCCCGGGAGCGCGATTCGCAGGCGATCACCTACCACTACAACGTCTCCAACGACTTCTACCGCCTCTGGCTGGACGAGCGGCTGGTCTACTCCTGCGCCTACTTCGCGGCGCCCGACGATTCCCTCGAGGCGGCCCAGGAGCGCAAGCTCGACTATCTCTGCCGCAAGCTGCGCCTGCAGCCGGGAGAGCGGCTGCTCGACCTCGGCTGCGGCTGGGGCGGGCTGATCCTGCATGCGGCCAGGCATTACGGCGTGGAAGCCTTCGGCATCACCCTCAGCGAGCCGCAGGCCGAGCTGGCCAACGAACGCATCCGGGCGGCCGGACTGGCGGGGCGCTGCCGGGCGGAGGTGCTGGACTACCGGGAAGTCGACGAGGCGGCGGGGTTCGACAAGCTGGTCAGCGTCGGGATGTTCGAACACGTCGGCCAGGTCCGCCTGCAAGATTATTTCGCCAAGGCCTGGCGGCTGCTGCGGCCCGGCGGCGCCTTTCTCAATCACGGCATCGCCAAGAGCCTGGCCCGGCCATTGCCGGAAGGACCGTCGTTCATCGACCGCTACGTCTTTCCCGACGGCGAACTGCTGCCCATTGCCACCACCCTGCGCACCGCCGAGAGCTGCGGCTTCGAGATCCGCGACCTGGAGAGCCTGCGCGAGCACTACCTGCTGACCCTGCGGCAGTGGATCGGGCGTCTGGAGGCGAGTCATGAAGAGGCGGTCCGCCTCACCGACGAAGTGACCTACCGGGTCTGGCGCCTCTACATGGCCGCCTGTGCCTACTGCTTCCGCACCGGCAGCCTCAACCTCTACCAGGCGCTGCTGGTCAGGCCGGACGGCGACGACAGCCGGCTGCCGCTGACCCGGGCGGATTGGTACACAGGCTGA